A region from the Mucilaginibacter sp. CSA2-8R genome encodes:
- a CDS encoding PAS domain-containing sensor histidine kinase, which translates to MDFAAHGSGFEVLFYANPQPMWIFDIHNLRILEVNDATLKRYGYNRDEFLNKTIKDLRPPEDVVLLDALLPAIKGNNTNSREFRHLTKTGASLYVEITSYAINFKGKPARMVYAKNIDEHKKLEGKLELTQRKLMQVLETSLIGFLQINFDWTITYWNKAAEMLIGYGQDSVIGNNIWTILPEIRYSDFNYYFEKALLERTNEDFVDYFWPLQKWFSCSVYPVDDGIIVHFRDVTDERQNQEGLLEKIDQLKEISYLNSHAIRKPIASLLGLTQLITQDIVNANEFKNIAALMHECSTELDEVVREVNRRVINQDNLQGSSDGMEVFCFEDLITQLIADIQHLYQQHHIIIIQSIKIDFYGNKHSIALALKYLIDNAVKFSPAGSSIVIRSELLSHNIVLSVEDFGAGLSAKQMQGLFFLINQRKHASLSTGLFKINEVCRRHHGNMWIESDFGQGSVFTMRFPISNLGMAKLSRKSKLLAFKQSAIEITFNEEKKCLVLNWSDFHNSYTVRDGCLKALQLLQEHQCSKILNNNADTLGGWMDACDWIVDEWFPVAQSAGLKHVAWIHSTCTFSNLSAKYTFNAFKSDVITKQFKDVQQGLNWLSNPMMEVYSE; encoded by the coding sequence ATGGACTTTGCAGCTCATGGCAGTGGTTTCGAGGTGCTGTTTTATGCTAACCCTCAACCGATGTGGATTTTTGATATTCACAATTTAAGGATACTGGAAGTAAACGACGCTACTTTAAAGCGCTACGGCTATAACCGCGACGAGTTTTTAAATAAAACCATCAAAGATTTAAGGCCGCCTGAAGATGTTGTTCTATTGGATGCATTATTGCCGGCTATTAAGGGAAATAATACCAACAGCCGGGAGTTTAGGCATTTGACTAAAACCGGTGCGTCTTTATATGTAGAAATTACTTCTTATGCCATAAACTTTAAGGGCAAACCTGCCCGTATGGTATATGCTAAAAATATTGATGAGCATAAAAAATTAGAAGGAAAGCTAGAACTTACTCAAAGAAAGCTGATGCAGGTTCTAGAAACCTCACTGATCGGCTTTTTGCAGATTAATTTTGACTGGACCATTACTTACTGGAATAAAGCAGCTGAAATGCTGATTGGTTATGGTCAGGATAGTGTTATTGGGAATAATATCTGGACTATATTGCCCGAAATAAGATATTCAGATTTTAACTATTATTTTGAAAAAGCTCTATTAGAGCGTACTAATGAAGATTTTGTAGATTACTTCTGGCCATTGCAAAAATGGTTTTCGTGCAGCGTGTACCCTGTTGATGATGGCATTATTGTACACTTTAGAGATGTTACTGATGAAAGGCAAAACCAAGAAGGCCTGTTAGAGAAAATTGACCAGTTAAAGGAGATATCTTATTTAAATTCACATGCCATCCGTAAACCGATTGCCAGTTTGTTGGGTTTAACACAACTTATTACGCAGGACATAGTTAATGCCAATGAGTTTAAGAACATAGCCGCATTAATGCACGAATGCAGTACTGAACTGGACGAAGTAGTGAGAGAGGTAAACCGCCGTGTAATTAACCAGGATAACCTGCAAGGCAGCAGCGACGGTATGGAGGTTTTTTGTTTTGAAGATTTAATAACGCAACTGATTGCAGATATACAGCACCTGTACCAGCAACATCATATTATCATTATACAAAGCATTAAGATAGATTTCTACGGTAACAAACATAGTATTGCCTTGGCTTTAAAGTACCTGATAGATAATGCAGTTAAGTTTTCTCCGGCAGGTAGCAGCATTGTGATAAGGTCTGAACTGCTAAGCCACAATATAGTATTGAGCGTAGAAGACTTTGGTGCCGGTTTAAGCGCAAAACAAATGCAGGGCTTGTTTTTTTTAATTAACCAGCGCAAGCATGCCAGCCTGAGTACAGGTTTATTCAAAATAAACGAAGTATGCCGCAGGCACCACGGCAACATGTGGATTGAGAGCGATTTTGGACAGGGGTCTGTGTTTACCATGCGCTTCCCGATTTCTAATTTGGGCATGGCCAAACTCAGCCGCAAAAGCAAACTACTCGCTTTTAAACAATCGGCTATCGAGATTACTTTCAATGAAGAGAAAAAATGCCTGGTGCTTAACTGGTCGGATTTTCATAATAGCTATACCGTACGAGACGGATGTCTAAAGGCGCTGCAACTACTGCAAGAGCATCAATGCAGTAAAATTTTAAACAACAATGCCGATACCTTAGGTGGCTGGATGGATGCCTGTGACTGGATTGTGGATGAGTGGTTTCCGGTTGCACAATCGGCCGGATTAAAACATGTAGCCTGGATACACTCCACTTGCACGTTCAGTAATTTATCGGCAAAATATACTTTTAACGCTTTTAAAAGCGACGTTATAACCAAACAGTTTAAAGACGTGCAGCAGGGACTAAACTGGTTGAGTAACCCGATGATGGAAGTATATAGCGAGTAA
- a CDS encoding pectate lyase, translating into MLSFNIFPAILLCLSTALPSGNTNPTPAFPTAEGFGKWATGGRGGQVVAVTNINDSGDGSLRWALEKYPDEPITVIFNVSGIIDLKSDIRIKRSNVTIAGQTAPGDGICLKSHSLRINGASGRAGGNHGNIIIRYLRSRPGGKEKSGLYGIDVENCHDVMIDHCSFGWANEENAALYDTKNLTIQWCISSEGLYEAGHAKGHRSYSGVWGGQRSSFHHNLIADNNSRTVRFNGARAHDTTALIDYRNNVIFNWSSPNACYGGEVEIPNGKSMINLVNNYYLPGPATPAELKFVKANYTPEKAKGVGTWFLTGNIMRGSKVLTTDNRKGVDAKEVPADKQKDIFTATEFAVSDAIAMQTADKALGAVLANAGATLPKRDATDQRLVKEAQTNHCEGMGVLGKPGIIDDPSAVGGWATYPSKAPEKDSDGDGIPDAWETKNRLDSHNAKDGNKLNAEGYTMLEVYLNSLTK; encoded by the coding sequence ATGCTGTCTTTTAATATCTTCCCGGCAATTTTACTCTGCCTAAGTACTGCCCTACCAAGCGGTAACACTAACCCAACACCTGCATTTCCGACGGCAGAAGGCTTTGGTAAATGGGCTACCGGAGGCCGGGGCGGACAAGTAGTTGCGGTAACCAATATTAACGACAGCGGGGATGGCAGCCTGCGCTGGGCCCTTGAAAAATACCCGGATGAACCCATTACCGTAATTTTTAACGTTTCGGGTATTATTGATTTAAAATCAGATATTAGGATTAAACGGTCGAACGTTACCATAGCCGGGCAAACGGCACCTGGCGACGGCATTTGTTTAAAAAGCCACTCGCTCCGGATAAACGGTGCCAGCGGCCGGGCGGGCGGTAACCATGGCAATATCATTATCCGTTACCTGCGCTCCAGGCCGGGAGGTAAAGAAAAATCGGGTCTGTATGGCATCGACGTAGAAAACTGTCATGATGTAATGATAGATCATTGCTCGTTCGGTTGGGCTAATGAAGAAAATGCAGCACTCTACGATACTAAAAATTTAACCATACAATGGTGTATTAGCAGCGAAGGTTTATACGAAGCCGGACATGCGAAAGGGCACCGTTCGTACAGCGGTGTTTGGGGTGGGCAAAGATCTTCTTTCCATCATAATTTAATTGCAGACAATAACAGCCGTACTGTAAGATTTAATGGCGCGCGGGCGCATGATACCACCGCATTGATTGATTACCGGAACAACGTCATCTTCAACTGGTCGTCGCCCAATGCCTGTTATGGCGGCGAGGTTGAGATACCCAATGGCAAATCAATGATTAACCTGGTAAATAACTATTATTTACCAGGTCCGGCCACACCTGCCGAGTTAAAATTTGTAAAAGCTAACTACACGCCCGAAAAAGCTAAGGGCGTTGGCACTTGGTTTTTGACTGGTAATATAATGCGTGGCTCAAAAGTTTTAACCACAGATAACCGCAAAGGCGTTGATGCCAAAGAAGTACCTGCAGACAAGCAAAAAGACATTTTTACAGCAACTGAGTTTGCTGTAAGCGATGCTATTGCGATGCAGACTGCCGACAAAGCTTTAGGAGCAGTACTGGCTAATGCCGGGGCTACACTGCCCAAACGCGATGCAACCGACCAGCGACTGGTGAAAGAAGCTCAAACTAATCATTGCGAGGGTATGGGCGTTTTAGGTAAACCGGGTATTATTGACGATCCATCGGCAGTTGGCGGCTGGGCTACATACCCATCTAAAGCTCCCGAAAAAGACTCGGACGGCGATGGTATACCTGATGCCTGGGAAACTAAAAACCGATTAGACTCACACAATGCGAAAGACGGCAACAAACTTAACGCAGAAGGCTATACCATGCTTGAAGTTTACCTGAATAGCTTAACCAAATAA
- a CDS encoding type IX secretion system membrane protein PorP/SprF: MHKMRVWLLSVLFFMISVYNLSAQQRPQYTQYVFNNYLLNPAVSGIENYTDFRAGYRSQWTGLEGAPVTSYVSVNAPIGLNFTEGDPMSMSSGSDNPLSRSYTRNYMAAEPHHGIGMMAISDRAGPITQTSVAGTYAYHLGLTPKLNLSVGVMAGVNRISLDLSQVTLENPNDPAITNGNASQFKPDVGVGVWAYSGNYYVGASVQQLLKQTITFGDASVYNQGKTVPHYFITGGMKVFLDEDITLLPAFLVKMVNPAPLSYDINLKLAFSNKLWVGGSYRHNDSKSAMVGININSVINVGYAYDFTSSNLRTVSNGSHEIVLAILFNNRYKVSSSQRSW, from the coding sequence ATGCATAAGATGAGAGTTTGGTTGTTGAGTGTGCTATTTTTCATGATCAGCGTGTACAATCTATCTGCCCAGCAACGCCCGCAGTATACGCAATATGTGTTTAATAACTATTTGCTTAATCCAGCGGTGTCTGGCATCGAAAATTATACTGATTTCAGGGCGGGTTACCGCAGCCAGTGGACAGGTTTGGAGGGGGCGCCGGTTACCAGCTATGTATCTGTAAATGCACCTATAGGTTTGAATTTTACTGAGGGTGATCCCATGAGTATGTCCAGCGGATCCGATAATCCGCTGAGTCGTTCGTATACACGTAACTACATGGCTGCCGAGCCTCATCATGGTATAGGTATGATGGCTATAAGCGATAGGGCAGGGCCTATCACCCAAACCTCTGTTGCGGGTACCTACGCTTACCATTTGGGTTTAACGCCTAAGCTTAATTTGTCGGTTGGCGTAATGGCCGGAGTGAACCGTATAAGCCTTGATTTAAGCCAGGTAACGCTCGAAAACCCCAACGACCCTGCAATTACCAATGGTAATGCCAGTCAGTTTAAACCTGATGTTGGTGTAGGTGTGTGGGCTTACTCGGGTAATTATTATGTAGGTGCATCAGTGCAGCAGCTACTAAAGCAAACTATTACTTTCGGTGATGCCTCTGTTTATAATCAGGGAAAAACAGTGCCGCACTATTTTATTACCGGCGGTATGAAGGTTTTTTTGGACGAAGACATTACATTACTCCCGGCTTTTTTAGTTAAGATGGTTAACCCGGCACCGTTAAGCTATGATATCAACTTAAAACTGGCGTTTAGTAATAAATTATGGGTAGGCGGTTCGTACCGGCATAATGATTCAAAATCCGCCATGGTAGGTATCAATATAAATTCGGTTATCAATGTAGGGTATGCCTACGACTTTACCAGTTCCAACCTGCGCACGGTTAGTAATGGCAGCCACGAAATTGTGCTGGCCATTTTATTTAATAATCGTTACAAAGTGAGTAGTTCGCAGCGAAGCTGGTAA
- a CDS encoding PKD domain-containing protein — MSLYITSDVTTTFNVEFADGTPIASGTVNANTAYTPINIPTIGYLGSSEVLASKKGIHITSALPIAVYAHIYFQSVSGATLLLPVNALNKNYFSINYTQLSNATFNNPAFSTFAVIATEDETTVRITPTKDIVNRVGNTNIITHAKGIPFEINLQKGDVYQAAASEDLTGTRIVSISTATAACKKIAVFSGSSRMRIGQSTTNTSSDNLFQQVYPTAVWGKNFVTAPLKGRSYDVFRIIYSDLSAKVKVNGISVNPTQTTGDIGFYEFETPNGSNANNIISSDKPIQVAQYAVTQSNGYNNTVFSESVGDPEMIFLPPIEQGLNKITFYSSPYSNPNIKVSYLNVVISAAAAASFTIDGNLYGAANFLPIAGTPYVYAQIQMPFGSHTIAASDSFNAVVYGFGRAESYGFAAGTNLRDLNEYISLGDASSSTGTRLNGCTGTQYDLQLKVPYRPTKIVWDPGDGTAATPSPFLTPIKTDTLSDSTILYTYRFFRKVSYAVGAYQASATVTLPVVSNNDCSADRIINFNFNILDYPVSSFTTAANNCAGSSVQFTDSSNPSGANIVQWIWDFGDGTNSTAGNPNTANIQNPTHTFTQAGNYTVKLTVVNENGCSATAQQTVHVSRNPTASFKISTPDCAGKDITFTDLSVANEGSLSQWTWNFGDGSAVATLTSNTPFTHQYATAGTYNVTLQVTNSSGCTSNIFTLPVVIHELPQANFVLPDACVLDNIKFINTSTIADGTQSLFTYLWNFGDGNISTTKDGVHHYNAAGTYQVTLTVTSVYGCVSTTTQSFFLNGSFPIAKFNIPDQICSSDALTIADQSTVNPGNITRYDIYYDYDRKPTSVVTYDRNHLPIPTDKIFTHNYGLNNTIGYADYHIKIVVYSGSSLSCTAVYDKTVRVYANPLVTLSAPATLCQNDIPVQIAVDTHGFTGQGVFSGGGVTSTGVLDPKKAGPGNHQIVYKFMSDAGGCEASDTVNIKVNAVPLITGKRSALILSGGQITLDPLAVSLDGSTLTYTWSPAAGLSNTHIMSPVASPQTDTQYTLTVSSSNGCSASAVFAVSVLQQPIVYNTFTPNGDGVNDTWNISNLNTYVNATVEVFNRNGDRVYYSIGYPVPWDGRYNGRDLPEGVYYYIINPKNGRQALSGSVTIIR, encoded by the coding sequence ATGAGTTTATATATAACCTCAGATGTAACTACAACGTTTAATGTCGAGTTTGCAGACGGAACTCCAATTGCTTCAGGTACAGTTAACGCTAATACAGCTTATACACCGATCAATATACCCACCATTGGATATTTGGGTAGCAGTGAGGTCTTAGCAAGCAAAAAGGGAATACACATTACTTCGGCACTTCCTATTGCTGTATATGCGCACATATATTTTCAAAGTGTTTCCGGTGCAACATTGCTACTGCCGGTAAATGCGCTCAATAAAAATTATTTTTCCATTAATTACACTCAATTATCAAACGCAACTTTTAACAATCCGGCATTCTCTACTTTTGCTGTTATTGCTACCGAAGATGAAACTACAGTACGCATCACGCCTACAAAAGACATCGTAAATCGCGTTGGTAACACCAATATAATTACTCATGCTAAGGGAATACCTTTCGAAATTAACTTACAAAAGGGTGATGTTTATCAGGCAGCAGCAAGTGAAGATTTAACCGGTACTCGTATAGTTTCAATCTCTACGGCTACGGCTGCATGTAAAAAAATCGCTGTTTTTTCGGGAAGTAGTCGTATGCGAATAGGGCAATCTACAACAAATACATCATCTGACAATTTATTTCAGCAGGTCTACCCAACTGCAGTATGGGGTAAAAACTTTGTAACGGCTCCGTTAAAGGGTAGGTCATATGATGTTTTTCGTATTATATATAGCGATCTATCTGCTAAGGTAAAAGTAAACGGTATTTCTGTTAATCCAACGCAAACCACAGGTGATATAGGTTTTTATGAATTTGAAACACCAAACGGCTCAAATGCAAACAATATCATTTCGTCTGATAAGCCTATTCAAGTTGCTCAATACGCGGTAACACAAAGTAACGGCTACAACAATACCGTTTTTTCAGAATCGGTAGGCGACCCAGAAATGATATTTTTACCGCCAATTGAACAGGGGCTCAATAAAATTACTTTCTATTCGTCGCCCTACAGTAATCCCAATATAAAGGTTAGTTATCTAAATGTCGTTATATCAGCCGCTGCTGCTGCATCATTCACAATCGACGGTAATTTATATGGGGCTGCAAATTTTCTTCCTATTGCAGGAACGCCTTATGTATATGCACAAATACAAATGCCGTTCGGTTCTCATACAATAGCGGCTTCTGATAGTTTCAACGCTGTGGTTTACGGTTTTGGTAGAGCAGAATCATATGGTTTTGCGGCAGGAACGAATCTTCGTGATTTGAATGAGTATATAAGCTTGGGCGATGCCAGCAGCTCCACTGGTACCCGGCTAAATGGTTGCACGGGTACGCAATATGATTTGCAGCTTAAGGTGCCTTATAGGCCAACCAAGATTGTTTGGGATCCAGGCGACGGGACTGCGGCGACACCGAGCCCTTTTCTAACGCCAATAAAAACCGACACATTAAGTGACAGCACTATTCTATATACTTATCGTTTTTTCAGAAAGGTTAGTTATGCAGTAGGTGCTTATCAGGCAAGTGCAACAGTAACATTGCCTGTCGTTAGCAATAATGACTGCAGCGCAGACAGAATTATCAACTTTAATTTTAATATACTTGATTATCCGGTTTCAAGTTTTACCACTGCCGCGAATAATTGTGCAGGAAGCAGCGTTCAATTTACAGATAGCTCGAACCCTTCAGGTGCCAATATAGTGCAATGGATTTGGGACTTTGGAGATGGTACCAACAGCACGGCAGGCAATCCTAATACGGCCAACATCCAAAATCCAACACATACTTTTACACAAGCCGGAAATTATACCGTTAAGCTGACGGTAGTTAATGAAAATGGCTGTTCGGCTACAGCGCAGCAAACGGTACACGTTAGTCGTAATCCAACAGCATCCTTTAAAATATCTACACCTGATTGTGCTGGTAAAGATATCACCTTTACCGATCTTTCTGTAGCCAACGAGGGTAGCCTTAGTCAATGGACGTGGAATTTTGGGGATGGCAGTGCTGTCGCAACGCTTACCAGCAACACCCCGTTTACGCACCAATATGCCACAGCCGGAACATACAATGTTACCTTACAAGTAACTAATAGCTCAGGCTGTACAAGTAACATATTTACTTTGCCTGTAGTAATACATGAATTGCCGCAGGCTAACTTTGTACTGCCTGATGCTTGCGTATTAGACAATATTAAATTCATTAACACCAGTACAATAGCTGATGGTACGCAAAGCTTGTTTACTTATTTATGGAATTTTGGTGATGGAAACATATCAACTACCAAAGATGGTGTACATCATTACAATGCGGCGGGTACGTATCAGGTTACTTTAACGGTAACTTCTGTTTATGGTTGTGTAAGCACCACTACTCAAAGTTTCTTTTTGAACGGGTCTTTCCCTATAGCTAAATTTAATATACCCGATCAGATATGCAGCAGTGATGCACTTACCATAGCCGATCAGTCTACGGTTAACCCCGGCAACATCACCCGTTACGATATTTATTATGACTATGATCGTAAGCCTACTTCGGTAGTTACTTATGATCGTAACCATCTACCCATACCAACTGATAAAATTTTTACACACAACTATGGTTTAAATAATACCATAGGATATGCAGATTATCATATCAAAATTGTGGTTTACTCGGGCAGTAGTTTAAGTTGTACTGCCGTTTATGATAAAACAGTGCGGGTTTATGCTAATCCGTTGGTTACGTTATCTGCACCGGCTACCCTTTGCCAAAATGATATACCTGTGCAAATTGCAGTAGATACACACGGCTTTACTGGTCAGGGTGTGTTTAGCGGGGGCGGTGTTACCAGTACCGGCGTTCTCGATCCTAAAAAAGCCGGGCCGGGTAATCATCAAATCGTCTATAAATTTATGAGTGATGCAGGGGGGTGCGAAGCTTCAGATACTGTAAACATCAAGGTCAACGCTGTGCCGCTCATCACCGGGAAGCGTAGTGCACTTATACTTTCCGGAGGGCAGATAACGCTTGATCCGCTCGCGGTTTCTTTAGACGGAAGCACATTAACTTACACATGGTCGCCGGCTGCGGGGTTAAGCAATACGCATATCATGAGCCCGGTGGCAAGTCCGCAAACTGATACCCAGTATACGCTTACCGTATCATCATCCAATGGCTGTTCAGCATCTGCTGTGTTTGCTGTGAGTGTTTTACAGCAACCTATAGTTTATAATACCTTTACGCCCAACGGCGACGGGGTGAATGATACCTGGAACATCTCTAACCTGAATACTTATGTAAATGCTACGGTAGAGGTGTTTAATCGCAACGGCGACCGCGTTTATTACTCTATTGGCTATCCAGTACCATGGGATGGGCGTTACAACGGCCGGGATTTACCAGAAGGCGTTTACTATTATATTATTAATCCGAAAAATGGCAGACAGGCTCTATCGGGTTCGGTAACCATTATCAGATAA
- a CDS encoding secondary thiamine-phosphate synthase enzyme YjbQ produces the protein MKLYQQALQLKARRRGFHIITTEIQQAMPQLRDINAGMCQVFIQHTSASLAINENADPTVRADFEMYFNKAVPENDPDYMHDYEGSDDMPAHLKAAMLGASVMIPIRNGRLALGTWQGIYLCEHRNHGGNRNVMITAWGE, from the coding sequence ATGAAACTTTATCAACAGGCGTTACAACTCAAAGCGCGAAGGCGCGGTTTTCACATCATCACCACCGAGATACAACAAGCCATGCCGCAACTGCGGGATATCAACGCAGGCATGTGCCAGGTCTTCATCCAGCATACCTCGGCCTCGCTAGCCATCAATGAGAATGCGGACCCGACCGTAAGAGCGGATTTTGAAATGTACTTTAATAAAGCCGTGCCCGAAAACGACCCGGATTACATGCACGACTACGAAGGCTCGGACGATATGCCCGCACACCTGAAAGCGGCTATGCTGGGCGCTTCGGTCATGATTCCCATCCGCAACGGCAGGCTGGCATTAGGCACCTGGCAGGGCATATACCTATGCGAACACCGCAACCATGGTGGCAACCGCAATGTTATGATTACAGCCTGGGGCGAGTAA
- a CDS encoding MFS transporter, giving the protein MNLRPSAFLTDRQIKRGLNLVMADGMTSEAMVVFTSGTFLTAMAVNMGATNFQLGLFAALPTFTTVFQLFSIWMVQRFNNRRAITALFNFLARLPILAIGIIPFVFTRGTSIQVLLLMLFFQHVFGDIAGASWNSWIKDLVPGTQLGSFFSRRSRIAQVLNVSLSLATAFGIDYVKLHYPQQEILTYHLLFLIGGMLGMASVAFLLRTPEPQSLPMDDKLLTLFGKPLKNKNFKNLLIFNSFWAFALNLATPFFSVFMLKTIGLPLSYIIGLGILGQISGILSLKLWGNYSDWFSNKTLISICAPLYIACILAFAFVGMPASTSIAVVMLAAIHIISGAATAGINLALSNIGFKLAPKQEAIVYISTKNMFVAFFSTIAPMLGGLMADYFATHPFSWNMQFNAAGDVSNITLINLQGWNYFFIIGGLLALTSLRYLGKIKEEGEVEREKVVNHMHVSFRKRLRTNLGREVTNGIYHPRTTVKRKVVKMVRHRKQQREELKNIA; this is encoded by the coding sequence ATGAACTTACGTCCTTCTGCATTTTTAACAGACCGCCAGATTAAACGAGGCTTAAATCTGGTGATGGCCGATGGTATGACCTCCGAAGCGATGGTGGTGTTTACCAGCGGCACTTTTTTAACAGCTATGGCGGTTAACATGGGCGCTACCAACTTTCAGTTGGGTTTGTTTGCCGCGCTGCCTACATTTACCACTGTTTTTCAGCTATTTTCTATCTGGATGGTACAACGGTTTAACAACCGGAGGGCCATAACCGCATTGTTTAACTTTTTGGCCCGCCTGCCCATCCTGGCTATCGGTATTATCCCCTTCGTGTTTACCCGGGGTACCAGCATACAGGTGTTGCTGTTGATGCTATTTTTTCAGCACGTGTTTGGCGACATTGCCGGTGCCAGCTGGAACTCATGGATTAAAGATTTAGTACCCGGTACACAATTGGGTAGCTTTTTTTCGCGCCGCAGCCGTATAGCGCAGGTTTTAAATGTTAGTCTGAGCCTGGCCACCGCTTTTGGCATTGATTACGTAAAGCTTCACTATCCGCAACAGGAAATACTCACTTATCACTTGCTGTTTTTAATTGGCGGCATGCTGGGTATGGCCAGTGTAGCATTTTTACTGCGCACGCCCGAGCCGCAATCACTGCCCATGGATGACAAGTTGCTTACCTTATTTGGCAAGCCGCTTAAAAACAAAAATTTCAAGAACCTGCTTATATTTAACTCGTTTTGGGCTTTTGCACTTAACCTGGCTACCCCTTTCTTTTCGGTGTTTATGCTGAAGACGATTGGTTTGCCGTTGTCATACATTATCGGTCTGGGTATTTTAGGGCAAATCAGCGGTATATTATCTTTAAAACTGTGGGGCAATTACTCTGATTGGTTTAGCAACAAAACGCTCATTAGCATTTGTGCACCATTATATATTGCCTGCATACTGGCCTTTGCTTTCGTGGGGATGCCTGCATCAACATCAATAGCAGTGGTTATGCTGGCTGCTATACACATCATCAGCGGCGCAGCTACAGCCGGAATTAACTTAGCCTTGAGTAATATTGGCTTTAAACTGGCGCCTAAGCAGGAGGCCATCGTTTACATTTCTACTAAAAACATGTTTGTAGCCTTTTTTTCTACCATTGCGCCGATGCTTGGCGGACTAATGGCAGATTATTTTGCCACGCACCCTTTTAGCTGGAATATGCAATTTAACGCCGCCGGCGATGTAAGTAACATAACGTTAATTAACCTGCAAGGCTGGAATTACTTCTTTATTATAGGCGGCTTACTGGCCCTAACCTCTCTACGCTACCTCGGTAAAATTAAAGAAGAAGGCGAAGTGGAGCGCGAAAAAGTGGTTAACCATATGCATGTCAGCTTTCGCAAAAGGCTTCGTACTAATCTGGGGCGCGAGGTTACTAATGGCATTTATCACCCACGCACTACTGTTAAACGTAAAGTTGTTAAAATGGTAAGGCACCGCAAGCAACAACGCGAAGAATTAAAAAACATAGCCTAA
- a CDS encoding ThuA domain-containing protein, giving the protein MSLSQKLLLAFLLCSNCLLAKQKVLIFCKTAGFHHQSIGAGINAIKLLGEKNNFETDTTTDASKFTYGNLKKYAAVIFLNTTGDVLNDGQQTEFQKYIRSGKGYVGVHAATDTEYDWPWYGELSGAYFSNHPKIQQAVLKLNGPANDFTKDLPAQWTKTDEWYNFKWISDKIHVVLVLDESSYTGGKNGAMHPMSWYHEFDGGRAFTTALGHTDESYTDPLFLQHLLAGINYAMGRKVKV; this is encoded by the coding sequence ATGTCTTTATCTCAAAAACTGCTGCTGGCTTTTTTGCTGTGCAGTAACTGTCTGCTGGCAAAGCAAAAAGTTTTAATATTCTGCAAAACTGCCGGCTTTCATCATCAATCTATTGGGGCTGGTATTAATGCAATTAAGCTGCTTGGCGAAAAAAATAATTTCGAAACCGATACTACAACCGATGCCAGTAAGTTTACTTACGGCAACCTGAAAAAATATGCTGCCGTGATATTTTTAAATACAACCGGCGACGTCCTTAACGATGGGCAGCAAACTGAGTTTCAAAAATACATCAGGTCGGGTAAGGGATATGTAGGGGTACATGCTGCTACCGATACCGAGTACGACTGGCCATGGTACGGCGAGTTGTCAGGCGCTTACTTTAGTAATCATCCCAAAATACAGCAGGCCGTTTTAAAGTTAAACGGCCCTGCCAATGATTTTACTAAGGATTTGCCCGCGCAATGGACCAAAACCGACGAGTGGTACAACTTTAAATGGATATCAGATAAAATACATGTGGTGCTCGTGCTGGATGAAAGCAGTTATACTGGCGGTAAAAACGGGGCAATGCACCCCATGAGCTGGTACCACGAATTTGATGGTGGCAGGGCATTTACAACTGCCTTGGGTCACACCGATGAGTCCTATACAGATCCGCTGTTTTTGCAGCATCTTTTAGCCGGCATCAATTACGCCATGGGGCGGAAAGTGAAGGTCTAA